The proteins below are encoded in one region of Aphelocoma coerulescens isolate FSJ_1873_10779 chromosome 4, UR_Acoe_1.0, whole genome shotgun sequence:
- the TMEM33 gene encoding transmembrane protein 33, giving the protein MADSTQNGPMPGGAGGGAVQFLMANKLDTAMWISRLFTVYCSALFVLPLLGLHEAASFYQRALLANALTSALRLHQRLPHFQLSRAFLAQALLEDSCHYLLYSLIFVNSYPVTMSIFPVLLFSLLHAATYTKKVLDARSSNSLPFLRNLLEKLNANQQNILKFIACNEIFLMPATVFMLFSGQGSLLQPFIYYRFLTLRYSSRRNPYCRTLFTELRIVVEHLIMKPSCPVFIRRLCFSGISFISRLAPTVA; this is encoded by the exons ATGGCGGACTCCACGCAGAACGGGCCCATGCcaggcggggccggcggcggggccgtg CAATTTCTGATGGCTAACAAGTTGGATACAGCAATGTGGATTTCCCGCTTGTTCACAGTCTACTGCTCAGCTTTATTTGTCCTGCCTCTTCTAGG GTTGCATGAAGCAGCAAGCTTCTATCAGCGTGCCTTGCTGGCAAATGCTCTTACCAGTGCCCTCCGACTACACCAAAGGCTACCGCACTTCCAGCTTAGCAGGGCATTTCTGGCCCAGGCTTTGCTGGAGGACAGCTGCCATTACCTGTTGTACTCCCTTATCTTTGTGAATTCCTACCCTGTTACAA TGAGTATTTTTCCAGTTCTGCTGTTCTCTCTGCTTCATGCTGCCACATACACAAAGAAGGTTCTTGAT GCACGAAGTTCAAATAGTTTGCCCTTTTTGAGAAATCTCTTAGAGAAACTGAATGCTAATCAACAGAATATTCTAAAATTCATTGCTTGCAATGAAATTTTCCTGATGCCAGCTACAGTTTTTATGCTCTTCAG TGGACAAGGGAGTCTGCTCCAGCCATTCATTTACTATAGGTTTCTTACATTACGCTACTCTTCTCGGCGAAATCCATACTGTCG GACTCTCTTCACCGAGCTCAGGATTGTTGTTGAACACTTAATAATGAAGCCCTCGTGCCCTGTTTTTATAAGAAGACTATGCTTCAGCGGCATTTCCTTTATTAGCAGATTGGCACCAACTGTTGCATAG